The nucleotide sequence cagctgaaacttcactgcttgacatgtatgttgaaatcctggttgagaatgaatgactgaacaatgaaacagcacagcaggtaagtgaaagaaataggttttgattgttttactggtaatgggggaCATTTTGTAAATGGCGattaaaataactttttggtgtgTATgacctttattttaactaggcaagtcagttatgaacaaattcttatttacaatgacggccttcccgggccaaacctggacgacgctgggccaattgtgcgccgccctatgggactcccaatcacggccggatgtgataaagcctggattcgaaccagggactatagtgacgcctcttacactgagatgcagtgccttagaccgctgcgtccatgtgtgttatctatttaactgtactagagtGCTTAAAGGCCCGTTAAAATTTAAAATATCGGTTATCTGTATCAGAAAAAAATATCGGAATCggacaaaaatgtcatatcggtgcatcccttcTGCACGCCATACCATATATTATTAAATCCAATGTCTACTTATTGAGTTGAATCACCTATGGGGTTATATTAAAATGCAGGATCAAAGAGTTACAAACAAACCACCAAAATGGTATCAAATAACTTACAAGTTAGCTGGCCAGCTTGACCAACTTAATAGTTCCTGCTTTGTGATGCACCTCTGCTGATATAATCCACTGCCCAGAATCGCTTTCCCATTGTCTGTGGTTCTGGAGGACTCACTGCCTTGTCCTGAAAGTAATTGTAATCCGTTGCATTGTTGTCTTTAGCTTCTCTTTCATCAAGAACATTCCATCCAAGTGCCAGCAATCCAAACCCTGCATAAGAGACATCCCACCTAAGACAAGGAGTACTCCCCAAGCCACGCTAGTTTTAGATCTGGTGAGTGTTGGGTTTAACTTTTTGAGTTCAGTGACTAAACAAAGCATTTACCTGATTATATTAATATTTATTTGATGTATTAAATCATGTGTGGTACCAATTGTTTGGAATTATTTCTGTGTTCTAGGATGAAACGCTcatgtacagctctctgaatGTGATTGAGGATGCAGAGTACACCTTCCGCACATGCTTCCAGGACAATCCGTACAAGGTGAGTGAATCAACCAGTTCCTTCTAGACTTGTAATGACtggtgtttatttttttatttttttaagtagaATGAATGCCTGTTTTATAATGACAGTAACAGAAAAGATTGTAGTATCTTCTCTTAACTCAATAGGTCTACGTGATTCTACGACCATATGTGAAAGAATTTCTGGAAGCCATGACAAAACATTTTGAGGTAAGCTTCTAGGCTTGATTGCTAAGTTCTTATGTGTGATGTACCCATATATATTAGTTTTTTTTGCAACCTACTCAACTTTTTCCCCATTgtgggggttctactaagctacagtgcattcggaaagtattcagaccccttgacttttccacattttgttaggtttttagaatttttgcaaatgtttaaaaaaaaacataccttatgtaaataagtatttaaaCCATTTGGTATGAGATttgaaattgacctcaggtgcatcctgtttccattgatcatccttaagatgtaaATACAatgtgattggagtccacctatggtaaatttaattgattggaaattatttggaaaggcacacacctgtctataaagtcccacagttgacagtgcatgtcagagcaaaaaccaagccatgcggtcgaaggaattgtcagtagagctccgagacaagatacAATTCCGCAGCATTTAAGGTCACAGttgcctccattcttaaatgaaaaTAAGTTTTGGTAGTTCCAGACTCTCAATCGGGGgggaaggaccttggtcagggaggtgaccaagaacccgatggtcactctaacagagctcaagagttcctctgtggagatgggagaaccttccagaaggacaaccaatcaggcctttatggtagagtgggcagatggaaggaagccactcctcagtaaatggcacatgacagcccgcttggactttgccaaaaggcacctaaaggattccgacaatgagaaaaaagattctctggtctaatgaaaccagattgaagtctttggcctgaatgccaagcgtcatgtctggaggaaacctggcaccatcccttcggTGAAGAATGGTGCctccagcatcatgctgtggggatgtttttcaatatCAGGGACTGGaatactagtcaggatcaaggaaaagctgaacagagcaatgtacagaaagatccttgatgagaacctgctccagagttctCAGGAACTCATActggggcaaatgttcaccttccaacaggacaacgaccctaagcacacagccaatacaacgcaggagtggctttgggtaaattctcggaatgtccttgagtggcccagattgaacatctctggagagacctgaaaatagctgtgcagcgacgctccccgtccaacctgacagagcttgagaggatctgcagaaaaaaatgggagaatacaggtgtgccaagcttgtagagtcatagccaagactgtaatcactgccaacggtgcttcaacaaagtactgagtaaagggtctgagtacttatgtaaatgtgatatcagtttttatatatataaaaatgaaaaacatgtttttgctttgtcactattgggaattgtgtgtagattgataaggaggggaacaatataatacattttagaataatgtggagaaagtcaaggcgtctgaatactttacgaacaccatcgtgttcgtgagagtcgtCTTTCCATAgggggggtcataatagtttgtaggccaaaccgtttggacgctacagttgattttgtgagaagaccaattttcaggatgtctcatggtctggcaaacaccactgtagctctgtcaccttttacCACAGATGTGTTGGATTGAGACATATTCAatgtaacaaaaaaaaacatctggtttaaactgatggatttgtatagggatttttttattatgctaattgatTTCTGCAGGGGCATGGACCAACTCGAGGGTTAAGGACATTTAATTAAATATATcaaatgtgtttgttttcagatgtttgtttATACATCTGCGAAGAAAGAATATGCAGAGAAAATACTGGACATCTTGGACCCGAAGAGAAGGCTTTTTCGGTATGAGAAGTTAACATTGTAACTTGTGTTGCTGTCTGTTATTTTAGCCATACTTGTTTTGCTGTATTGTTTTAGAGAtattgcagctgcagagttttGTTTACCAGAGACAGGCTGACAATATCATCTGATTTGAGGACCGTATTTCAGTTGATATTTGGATGTACTTAACTCTCCTTTTTTAAATTTCCTTTTATAGACACCGTTTGTATCAACAGGACTGTACCTGTGTTCTGGGGCACTATGTCAAGGACTTGGGTGTACTTGAGAGGGACCTTGCTAAGACAGTGGTTTTGGACAACGCTCCACACACGTACCCCTACCATGTACATTTGCTGTGATGTTATTCACTTAATTATAAAatgctttgttgtttttttgggaTGCAGAGTGGTTTTAATAAACTTAACTTCCTACTTTATTTCTGCAGCTGATGAATGTGCTTCCCATCAAGAGCTGGTCTGGAAATGATGATGACAAAGAACTTCAGAAGCTCATCCCGTGTCTTGAGAGACTGTCAGGAGCAGTAAGTTGACAATGATTTGGTATCCCACCTCACAGGGCATAAGTGTTTTTATTTTGGGTATTGTCTTTTTAAAGAAATCTTGACATTTCCATAATTTGCTACctatactgaacaacaatattaacccaacatttaaagtgttggtctcatgtttcatatgcacaaaaagcttatttctctcaaatgttgtgcacaagtttgttgacatccctgttagtgagcatttctccttttgatAGGATAATCCATCTAccggacaggtgtggcatatcaagaagctgattaaacagcatgatcattacacaggtgcaccatgtgctggggacaataataggccacagatgtctcaagttttgaaggagcgtgcaattggcatgctgactgcatgaatgtccactagagctgttgccatataattgaatgttcattgctctaccataagccgtctccaACGTATTTTGAGAGAATATGGAATTaagtccaaccggcttcacaccacatgtaaccaggccagcccaggGTCTCCATCTGGCTTCTTCAGTTGTgcgatcgtctgagaccagccacctggacagttgataaaaaatgaggaatatttctgtctgttgtgggggaaaactcattctgattgactgggcatatgccctcccaggcccacccatggctgcacccctgcccagtcatgtaaaatccatagattagggcctaatgaatatatttcaattgaatgatttcTATGTATAAACTCAGTAGGATTGTTGAAATCGTTTCATGTTACATTTATTTATGTTCAGTATACTTGTCTTCTAGGATTAAATCCAGTTTGACAAAACAAATGTCGCATGCTATAGAGATCTAATTCGGGAAGTGGGTATAAAATGGGATCCTTGTGAAAAACATGTTCCCTTGGGTGTAGAGAAAGCAGAGGAACAAACCTTGAATCGATCTCAAACACTTAGCCAGTATTCTACAAAATACCACAAGTCAAACTTGTCTTATGTTTGGAAATGTCGTTCAAGACTGGGCCACCACTTGTATTCCACAAGAAACATCACCAGCAATTGACCTACCAAAGAAATAGTTGATGTTTACTAATTTGAAATCACAATTTTTTTGTAGGATGATTTCCGGGAAGTACTAGAGAGGAGGACGGACCACTTTCACAGATTGCTCTCTGAGGATTGAGAACCAAACAGGATGGATCATCCTTATCCTGTAATATGTTTAATTGTGAACATGAACTGGATCTTTGTGTACTATCCTAGCCCTTCTGTATGATCCCTGAATGACCAGTCGGTTACTGATGTAGTGTGTTAATTTCAAACATGTACAGTTGGGATATGTTTCCACACAATATCACTCTGCAGAGCAAAACATTCCTAATAGTTAAAAAAAGAACACAACTTGAAATAGCAACTTAAAATGTGTATACTTAATCATGCCAATTTATTGACAGAAAATAGCTCTTTTTTTTGTGATCTACATATTGTTTGATTATTTTAGTGACAGTATGTATCACCTCAACAAAAGCCAGAGCAATTTCTGTAACTAACAAACAACTTTAACCATAAtggttttttttttttcagattTTATTTGAGAAATGTCATGATTTAGTCTTCTGTTTGGATAATTCTGGGAATTTTTACGCGCATATCGTCTCCCTTTATGCGTGACTTTTTAGTAGGCCTACACTGCAGAAATGTCACGAATGTGTAGCCTACTCCCAACCTATGACGTTCATGGTTAGCATATTTTATCGTTTTTTGTACTAATCTGTGAAATGTATATTTATATGGAATTCTGACAATGTAGTGACCTGGAAGAATGAATTTTAAGAACTAACTTGTCAAACTTGAACATATCCCCATCCCCCCTTAAACGGACGGTCTCGCCAAAGCTACTGTGAAATTCTACGCTGTTTCCACCCACATGCAGGTTAGAACCCAAAGACGGCTATTGTTGGTTTCCCTATTCTCTTACATTTAAGT is from Salvelinus alpinus chromosome 16, SLU_Salpinus.1, whole genome shotgun sequence and encodes:
- the LOC139540858 gene encoding CTD small phosphatase-like protein 3 isoform X2; its protein translation is MRLRSRSIADPSSARFNGRWNSKRKERNVTQTDEEVQQPDDQSLYSDDIPTATKRPLVQGRGRKRVAALDYEDREDLGFKTPVNVRHHRVLSELNPSFPLNSTVRNIYSPVVHFLTPTKENVRTPSSGDVMSPEQCVFGYGSISLLAGDEDRNDTFSPFSFIKNIPSKCQQSKPCIRDIPPKTRSTPQATLVLDLDETLMYSSLNVIEDAEYTFRTCFQDNPYKVYVILRPYVKEFLEAMTKHFEMFVYTSAKKEYAEKILDILDPKRRLFRHRLYQQDCTCVLGHYVKDLGVLERDLAKTVVLDNAPHTYPYHLMNVLPIKSWSGNDDDKELQKLIPCLERLSGADDFREVLERRTDHFHRLLSED
- the LOC139540858 gene encoding CTD small phosphatase-like protein 2 isoform X1, with the protein product MRLRSRSIADPSSARFNGRWNSKRKERNVTQTDEEVQQPDDQSLYSDDIPTATKRPLVQGRGRKRVAALDYEDREDLGFKTPVNVRHHRVLSELNPSFPLNSTVRNIYSPVVHFLTPTKENVRTPSSGDVMSPEQCVFGYGSISLLAGDEDRNDTFSPFSFIKNIPSKCQQSKPCIRDIPPKTRSTPQATLVLDLDETLMYSSLNVIEDAEYTFRTCFQDNPYKVYVILRPYVKEFLEAMTKHFEMFVYTSAKKEYAEKILDILDPKRRLFRHRLYQQDCTCVLGHYVKDLGVLERDLAKTVVLDNAPHTYPYHLMNVLPIKSWSGNDDDKELQKLIPCLERLSGADNPSTGQVWHIKKLIKQHDHYTGAPCAGDNNRPQMSQVLKERAIGMLTA
- the LOC139540858 gene encoding CTD small phosphatase-like protein 2-A isoform X3, whose protein sequence is MRLRSRSIADPSSARFNGRWNSKRKERNVTQTDEEVQQPDDQSLYSDDIPTATKRPLVQGRGRKRVAALDYEDREDVRTPSSGDVMSPEQCVFGYGSISLLAGDEDRNDTFSPFSFIKNIPSKCQQSKPCIRDIPPKTRSTPQATLVLDLDETLMYSSLNVIEDAEYTFRTCFQDNPYKVYVILRPYVKEFLEAMTKHFEMFVYTSAKKEYAEKILDILDPKRRLFRHRLYQQDCTCVLGHYVKDLGVLERDLAKTVVLDNAPHTYPYHLMNVLPIKSWSGNDDDKELQKLIPCLERLSGADNPSTGQVWHIKKLIKQHDHYTGAPCAGDNNRPQMSQVLKERAIGMLTA